Proteins co-encoded in one Stomoxys calcitrans chromosome 5, idStoCalc2.1, whole genome shotgun sequence genomic window:
- the LOC106087487 gene encoding sodium-dependent nutrient amino acid transporter 1: MAAGNEFESDAGFVNFAYVPSRHASTTSIPGEYRKTLDSIDYTASVKTKIDAASTGDHGIDLNTNKLPLPDEYSQPNISPQRDSWGNDAEFLMSCIALSVGLGNVWRFPFTALDNGGGAFVIPYIIVLFLVGKPVYYMEMLLGQFSSKGSVKVYDFAPIMRGVGYGQVLATGIVTTYYATLMALTLRYFVDSFYSILPWSYCRAEWGNSCIDSKPKTDNFYLQNSTAIMDVKSTSAENYFINVILRQKNGIDDGLGSPSWSLALTLAFSWLVIALIMLKGVKSSGKASYFLALFPYCIMAILLVRSLTLPGAFDGVLYFLKPQWDKLLDPKVWYSAVTQVFFSLAICFGNIIMYASYNRFGHNIKRDCNIVTTLDTFTSLLSGIIIFGILGNLAYESNTTDIRSVVEGGPGLAFISYPDAIAKFKFVPQIFSVLFFLMLFVLGIGSNVGMASCVMTVIKDRFTQTKHWVIVVSIALVCYLLGLMYITPGGQYVLNLLDFYGASFVALVLAIFELLAVGWIYGVKRLCKDIYFMLGIKTSWYYRICWGIITPAFMAAILMYTLVEYKPLQYNDYTYPSGVYVFGWCLSAFGIGQLIFWAVYGVHRRTGATLWEKVVNSFKPKSDWGPLEPTTLKAYKIYVDGMKVDDMFKPNGFWYKIYDNIFN, from the exons ATGGCTGCTGGCAATGAATTTGAGAGCGATGCAggttttgtaaattttgcatatgtgccTTCCCGACATGCTTCGACTACATCAATTCCTGGTGAATATCGCAAAACCCTCGACTCAATAGACTACACAGCGTCCGTTAAGACGAAAATCGACGCAGCATCCACAGGAGACCATGGAATAGATCTCAATACAAAT AAACTTCCATTGCCCGATGAATATTCGCAGCCAAATATATCGCCCCAGCGTGATAGTTGGGGCAATGATGCAGAATTTTTAATGTCCTGCATCGCCTTATCTGTGGGTCTGGGCAATGTTTGGCGGTTTCCGTTCACAGCACTGGACAACGGTGGCGGAGCCTTTGTGATACCATATATTATAGTATTATTTTTAGTGGGTAAGCCGGTGTATTATATGGAAATGCTTTTGGGACAGTTTTCCAGCAAAGGCAGTGTTAAGGTCTACGATTTTGCACCAATAATGAGAG GTGTGGGTTATGGCCAAGTTTTGGCCACTGGCATTGTCACAACTTATTATGCCACTTTAATGGCTTTGACTTTGCGTTATTTTGTCGATTCCTTTTATTCCATTCTGCCTTGGAGTTATTGCCGCGCAGAATGGGGTAATTCTTGTATAGATTCGAAACCGAAAACAGacaatttttatttacaaaattcaacagctATTATGGATGTGAAAAGCACTTCGGCGGAAAACTATTTCAT CAATGTGATACTGCGTCAAAAGAATGGCATCGACGATGGCCTTGGTAGCCCCAGTTGGTCATTAGCATTGACATTGGCCTTTTCATGGCTCGTCATAGCTCTTATCAtgttaaaaggcgttaaaagCTCGGGAAAAGCTTCTTATTTTCTGGCATTATTCCCTTATTGTATAATGGCTATTTTACTTGTACGTTCGCTAACTCTGCCAGGAGCCTTTGATGGAGTTCTCTACTTTTTGAAACCTCAATGGGATAAACTCTTGGACCCCAAG gTTTGGTATTCTGCAGTCACTCAGGTTTTCTTTTCATTGGCTATTTGTTTTGGTAATATCATAATGTATGCTTCATATAATCGCTTTGGACATAACATCAAAAG GGACTGCAACATTGTCACCACTTTGGATACGTTCACATCGCTGCTTTCAGGAATAATAATTTTCGGAATCCTTGGAAATTTAGCCTATGAATCAAATACCACTGACATAAGAAGTGTTGTTGAAGGAGGTCCTGGATTGGCCTTTATTTCATATCCCGATGCTATagcgaaatttaaatttgttcctCAG ATATTTTCAGTATTATTTTTCCTTATGCTCTTTGTCTTGGGAATTGGCAGCAATGTGGGCATGGCTTCCTGTGTCATGACTGTGATAAAGGATCGTTTCACACAAACAAAACACTGGGTTATTGTGGTGAGCATAGCACTGGTATGCTATTTGTTGGGTCTGATGTACATAACACCCGGCGGTCAATATGTCCTAAATCTTTTGGATTTCTATGGGGCGTCGTTTGTGGCTTTGGTCCTGGCCATATTTGAATTGTTAGCGGTCGGATGGATTTATG GGGTCAAGCGCCTCTGCAAGGATATCTATTTTATGCTTGGCATAAAGACTTCATGGTATTATCGTATCTGTTGGGGCATTATTACGCCAgcatttatggcagctattttgaTGTATACTCTGGTGGAATACAAACCATTACAATACAACGATTACACTTATCCCTCCGGAGTTTATG TATTCGGTTGGTGCTTATCGGCCTTTGGCATTGGACAACTGATTTTCTGGGCTGTATATGGTGTCCACAGGCGTACCGGAGCAACGCTTTGGGAGAAAGTTGTGAATTCATTCAAGCCCAAATCGGACTGGGGACCTTTAGAACCTACTACCCTGAAGGCATACAAAATATATGTGGATGGCATGAAAGTTGATGACATGTTTAAACCAAATGGATTTTGGTATAAGATTTatgataatatttttaattaa